The following proteins come from a genomic window of Miscanthus floridulus cultivar M001 chromosome 2, ASM1932011v1, whole genome shotgun sequence:
- the LOC136539384 gene encoding uncharacterized protein isoform X3, with the protein MWRRGAHADAAHHLPTAGPGASSSTAAAAAGAAAARRRRRPGLPCRPSHLFFALLVALFTASLLVVWQLLPIGDGDGDAAEGEDGEAPPLLEGGEAGAMRFSSSSLVLRAFDGESRLEAARSERRRWASLAPVRVALAVGNMNIDAQSLMLATVAKSLVSLGYEVEVLAFTDGKARDIWENICPVSIVNVGTLKSVDWSKYNAVLLSSLEGKRVVSILMQKPFRLLPVVWLIHEDTLGQHLRNYAELRDSIPNVIEDWRTHFNACAYVVFPDSYLPFLYSSLDSGNFLVISGSPVDIWAAKRFGSSHSEETIRKQHGIEKDDVVILVVGSYLFFDDLPWDYVTVMRASAPQILDIAKTKNLRVQFIFFCGNGSDAYKSAFQELTSHMGLPDVSIKQISMTHDIRNLLMFVDVVLYGSLRQEPGFPPLLLRSMSSEIPVVAPNLTVITKYVSDGVHGFLFDSADPSTISSAFIQILGEKKLLDTAYSVALEGKLLSKNMLAHDCVKAHVKLLESVIHFPSYAKLPSSVSEVQERTWLWDPFEMKAVLENSLLEDESHTSTKTVDILREFPQSNQTTYVDTNDTSYDYPRLSDWYDLSEIEIFEDIERREMEEIDERVRPLLSWDEVYKNARKSERLKPEGNERDEGELERTGQPVCIYEIYSGEGAWPFLHHGSLYRGVTLVSLGGRRPRSDDVDAVTRLSVLDNPYYRDLLCEFGAMFAIANRVDNVHKLPWIGFQSWRAAGRKVSLSESAEKTLEEITPGESNEDVVYYWSPMDMDQTSDFWLTCDSLNAGNCRSLFEDAFRTMYGLPENVMALPPMPSDGDHWSTLHSWVMPTPSFLKFIMFSRIFVDSLHSLNVNSTEPASCFLGASEPEALLLSNPGSPCKCLGLSQWKEDGLP; encoded by the exons ATGTGGCGGCGCGGGGCGCACGCCGACGCCGCGCACCATCTCCCCACCGCGGGCCCGGGCGcgtcctcctccaccgccgccgccgccgcgggcgcggcCGCGGCGCGGAGACGGCGGCGCCCAGGGCTGCCGTGCCGCCCGAGCCACCTCTTCTTCGCGCTCCTCGTGGCGCTCTTCACCGCCTCCCTGCTAGTGGTCTGGCAGCTGCTCCCcatcggcgacggcgacggcgacgcagCGGAGGGGGAGGACGGGGAGGCGCCGCCGCTCCTCGAGGGAGGCGAAGCCGGGGCGATGCGGTTCTCGTCCTCCAGCCTAGTGCTGCGCGCGTTCGACGGCGAGAGCCGGCTCGAGGCCGCGAGATCCGAGCGGCGGCGGTGGGCCAGCCTCGCGCCCGTCAGGGTAGCGCTC GCTGTTGGAAATATGAACATAGATGCACAATCTCTGATGCTTGCAACTGTTGCGAAAAGTCTTGTGAGTCTGGGCTACGAAGTTGAG GTTTTAGCGTTTACAGATGGGAAAGCTCGTGATATTTGGGAAAATATTTGCCCTGTAAGTATTGTGAACGTTGGGACTTTGAAATCTGTCGACTGGTCAAA GTACAATGCTGTGCTATTAAGCTCTCTCGAAGGGAAAAGGGTTGTTTCAAT TCTTATGCAGAAACCTTTCCGGCTTTTACCAGTGGTTTGGCTTATACATGAAGACACTCTTGGACAACAtcttagaaattatgcagagttACGTGATTCCATTCCAAATGTCATTGAAGATTGGAGGACTCATTTTAATGCATGCGCTTATGTTGTTTTTCCAGATAGCTACCTTCCT TTCTTGTACTCGTCTCTTGATTCTGGAAACTTTTTGGTGATTTCTGGTTCTCCAGTTGATATCTGGGCTGCTAAAAGATTTGGTTCATCACATTCTGAAGAAACTATAAGAAAGCAGCATGGGATTGAAAAAGATGATGTCGTTATTTTGGTCGTTGGAAGCTACTTGTTCTTTGATGATTTGCCATGGGATTATGTCACAGTCATGCGTGCATCAGCTCCACAAATTTTGGATATAGCAAAAACTAAAAATCTGAGGGTGCAGTTTATTTTTTTCTGTGGAAATGGCTCTGATGCCTACAAATCCGCTTTCCAG GAACTTACCTCGCACATGGGTTTACCTGATGTCTCCATAAAGCAAATTTCCATGACTCATGATATTAGGAACCTGTTAATGTTTGTGGATGTTGTTCTCTATGGATCTTTAAGACAAGAGCCTGGCTTCCCTCCTTTGTTATTGCGGTCCATGTCCTCTGAAATTCCAGTTGTTGCACCAAATCTTACTGTTATAACAAAATAT GTCAGTGATGGTGTCCATGGCTTCCTTTTCGATTCTGCCGACCCAAGCACGATTTCTTCAGCTTTCATACAAATTTTAGGAGAAAAAAAGCTTTTGGATACTGCCTATTCTGTTGCTCTGGAAGGGAAGCTACTTTCCAAGAACATGTTAGCACATGATTGTGTTAAAGCTCATGTTAAGCTTCTTGAAAGTGTTATTCATTTTCCTTCATATGCAAAATTGCCATCTTCTGTTTCTGAAGTTCAAGAACGAACATGGTTGTGGGATCCTTTCGAGATGAAAGCTGTACTAGAAAATAGTTTGTTGGAAGATGAAAGCCATACCAGCACAAAGACTGTTGATATTCTTAGAGAATTCCCTCAAAGTAACCAAACAACTTATGTTGATACCAATGATACTTCATATGATTACCCTCGTTTGTCCGATTGGTATGACTTAAGTGAAATTGAAATCTTTGAAGACATTGAGAGGAGAGAAATGGAGGAG ATTGATGAAAGAGTAAGACCTTTGTTATCATGGGATGAAGTGTACAAAAACGCTCGTAAATCAGAAAGGCTAAAGCCAGAAGGAAATGAACGTGACGAAGGTGAACTAGAAAGGACTGGGCAACCTGTGTGTATATATGAGATCTATAGTGGAGAGGGGGCATGGCCATTTTTACACCATGGATCTTTGTATCGTGGTGTTACACTTGTAAGTCTTG GTGGAAGGCGACCGAGATCAGATGATGTTGATGCCGTTACCAGGCTTTCAGTTCTAGACAACCCATACTATCGAGATCTTCTTTGTGAATTTGGTGCTATGTTTGCCATTGCAAACAGAGTTGACAATGTACACAAGTTACCATGGATAGGTTTCCAGTCATGGCGGGCTGCTGGAAGAAAG GTATCCTTGTCTGAAAGTGCTGAAAAAACCTTAGAGGAAATTACGCCTGGAGAAAGTAACGAGGATGTTGTATACTACTGGTCACCAATGGATATGGACCAAACTTCTGACTTTTGGTTGACGTGTGATTCTCTAAATGCTGGCAATTGCAG ATCTCTTTTTGAAGATGCATTTAGGACTATGTATGGATTGCCAGAGAATGTCATGGCCCTTCCACCAATGCCCAGTGATGGCGATCATTGGTCTACTCTTCATAGCTGGGTCATGCCCACCCCATCATTTTTGAAATTCATCATGTTCTCAAG AATATTTGTCGATTCACTTCATAGCTTGAATGTGAATAGTACTGAGCCAGCCTCTTGCTTCCTTGGGGCATCAGAACCTGAG GCACTGCTATTGTCGAATCCTGGAAGTCCTTGTAAATGTCTGGGCTTATCACAGTGGAAGGAAGATGGTCTACCTTAA
- the LOC136539384 gene encoding uncharacterized protein isoform X2: MWRRGAHADAAHHLPTAGPGASSSTAAAAAGAAAARRRRRPGLPCRPSHLFFALLVALFTASLLVVWQLLPIGDGDGDAAEGEDGEAPPLLEGGEAGAMRFSSSSLVLRAFDGESRLEAARSERRRWASLAPVRVALAVGNMNIDAQSLMLATVAKSLVSLGYEVEVLAFTDGKARDIWENICPVSIVNVGTLKSVDWSKYNAVLLSSLEGKRVVSILMQKPFRLLPVVWLIHEDTLGQHLRNYAELRDSIPNVIEDWRTHFNACAYVVFPDSYLPFLYSSLDSGNFLVISGSPVDIWAAKRFGSSHSEETIRKQHGIEKDDVVILVVGSYLFFDDLPWDYVTVMRASAPQILDIAKTKNLRVQFIFFCGNGSDAYKSAFQELTSHMGLPDVSIKQISMTHDIRNLLMFVDVVLYGSLRQEPGFPPLLLRSMSSEIPVVAPNLTVITKYVSDGVHGFLFDSADPSTISSAFIQILGEKKLLDTAYSVALEGKLLSKNMLAHDCVKAHVKLLESVIHFPSYAKLPSSVSEVQERTWLWDPFEMKAVLENSLLEDESHTSTKTVDILREFPQSNQTTYVDTNDTSYDYPRLSDWYDLSEIEIFEDIERREMEEIDERVRPLLSWDEVYKNARKSERLKPEGNERDEGELERTGQPVCIYEIYSGEGAWPFLHHGSLYRGVTLSKGGRRPRSDDVDAVTRLSVLDNPYYRDLLCEFGAMFAIANRVDNVHKLPWIGFQSWRAAGRKVSLSESAEKTLEEITPGESNEDVVYYWSPMDMDQTSDFWLTCDSLNAGNCRSLFEDAFRTMYGLPENVMALPPMPSDGDHWSTLHSWVMPTPSFLKFIMFSRIFVDSLHSLNVNSTEPASCFLGASEPERRHCYCRILEVLVNVWAYHSGRKMVYLNPFTGDTREQHLLDKRNGMWVKFFDFTLLKSMDEDLAEEADDGMHPGNDQWLWPLTGQVFWPGIADQEREEKYIKKLDKKLKNKVKLLERQKSGYKQKPLGQ, encoded by the exons ATGTGGCGGCGCGGGGCGCACGCCGACGCCGCGCACCATCTCCCCACCGCGGGCCCGGGCGcgtcctcctccaccgccgccgccgccgcgggcgcggcCGCGGCGCGGAGACGGCGGCGCCCAGGGCTGCCGTGCCGCCCGAGCCACCTCTTCTTCGCGCTCCTCGTGGCGCTCTTCACCGCCTCCCTGCTAGTGGTCTGGCAGCTGCTCCCcatcggcgacggcgacggcgacgcagCGGAGGGGGAGGACGGGGAGGCGCCGCCGCTCCTCGAGGGAGGCGAAGCCGGGGCGATGCGGTTCTCGTCCTCCAGCCTAGTGCTGCGCGCGTTCGACGGCGAGAGCCGGCTCGAGGCCGCGAGATCCGAGCGGCGGCGGTGGGCCAGCCTCGCGCCCGTCAGGGTAGCGCTC GCTGTTGGAAATATGAACATAGATGCACAATCTCTGATGCTTGCAACTGTTGCGAAAAGTCTTGTGAGTCTGGGCTACGAAGTTGAG GTTTTAGCGTTTACAGATGGGAAAGCTCGTGATATTTGGGAAAATATTTGCCCTGTAAGTATTGTGAACGTTGGGACTTTGAAATCTGTCGACTGGTCAAA GTACAATGCTGTGCTATTAAGCTCTCTCGAAGGGAAAAGGGTTGTTTCAAT TCTTATGCAGAAACCTTTCCGGCTTTTACCAGTGGTTTGGCTTATACATGAAGACACTCTTGGACAACAtcttagaaattatgcagagttACGTGATTCCATTCCAAATGTCATTGAAGATTGGAGGACTCATTTTAATGCATGCGCTTATGTTGTTTTTCCAGATAGCTACCTTCCT TTCTTGTACTCGTCTCTTGATTCTGGAAACTTTTTGGTGATTTCTGGTTCTCCAGTTGATATCTGGGCTGCTAAAAGATTTGGTTCATCACATTCTGAAGAAACTATAAGAAAGCAGCATGGGATTGAAAAAGATGATGTCGTTATTTTGGTCGTTGGAAGCTACTTGTTCTTTGATGATTTGCCATGGGATTATGTCACAGTCATGCGTGCATCAGCTCCACAAATTTTGGATATAGCAAAAACTAAAAATCTGAGGGTGCAGTTTATTTTTTTCTGTGGAAATGGCTCTGATGCCTACAAATCCGCTTTCCAG GAACTTACCTCGCACATGGGTTTACCTGATGTCTCCATAAAGCAAATTTCCATGACTCATGATATTAGGAACCTGTTAATGTTTGTGGATGTTGTTCTCTATGGATCTTTAAGACAAGAGCCTGGCTTCCCTCCTTTGTTATTGCGGTCCATGTCCTCTGAAATTCCAGTTGTTGCACCAAATCTTACTGTTATAACAAAATAT GTCAGTGATGGTGTCCATGGCTTCCTTTTCGATTCTGCCGACCCAAGCACGATTTCTTCAGCTTTCATACAAATTTTAGGAGAAAAAAAGCTTTTGGATACTGCCTATTCTGTTGCTCTGGAAGGGAAGCTACTTTCCAAGAACATGTTAGCACATGATTGTGTTAAAGCTCATGTTAAGCTTCTTGAAAGTGTTATTCATTTTCCTTCATATGCAAAATTGCCATCTTCTGTTTCTGAAGTTCAAGAACGAACATGGTTGTGGGATCCTTTCGAGATGAAAGCTGTACTAGAAAATAGTTTGTTGGAAGATGAAAGCCATACCAGCACAAAGACTGTTGATATTCTTAGAGAATTCCCTCAAAGTAACCAAACAACTTATGTTGATACCAATGATACTTCATATGATTACCCTCGTTTGTCCGATTGGTATGACTTAAGTGAAATTGAAATCTTTGAAGACATTGAGAGGAGAGAAATGGAGGAG ATTGATGAAAGAGTAAGACCTTTGTTATCATGGGATGAAGTGTACAAAAACGCTCGTAAATCAGAAAGGCTAAAGCCAGAAGGAAATGAACGTGACGAAGGTGAACTAGAAAGGACTGGGCAACCTGTGTGTATATATGAGATCTATAGTGGAGAGGGGGCATGGCCATTTTTACACCATGGATCTTTGTATCGTGGTGTTACACTT TCAAAAGGTGGAAGGCGACCGAGATCAGATGATGTTGATGCCGTTACCAGGCTTTCAGTTCTAGACAACCCATACTATCGAGATCTTCTTTGTGAATTTGGTGCTATGTTTGCCATTGCAAACAGAGTTGACAATGTACACAAGTTACCATGGATAGGTTTCCAGTCATGGCGGGCTGCTGGAAGAAAG GTATCCTTGTCTGAAAGTGCTGAAAAAACCTTAGAGGAAATTACGCCTGGAGAAAGTAACGAGGATGTTGTATACTACTGGTCACCAATGGATATGGACCAAACTTCTGACTTTTGGTTGACGTGTGATTCTCTAAATGCTGGCAATTGCAG ATCTCTTTTTGAAGATGCATTTAGGACTATGTATGGATTGCCAGAGAATGTCATGGCCCTTCCACCAATGCCCAGTGATGGCGATCATTGGTCTACTCTTCATAGCTGGGTCATGCCCACCCCATCATTTTTGAAATTCATCATGTTCTCAAG AATATTTGTCGATTCACTTCATAGCTTGAATGTGAATAGTACTGAGCCAGCCTCTTGCTTCCTTGGGGCATCAGAACCTGAG AGAAGGCACTGCTATTGTCGAATCCTGGAAGTCCTTGTAAATGTCTGGGCTTATCACAGTGGAAGGAAGATGGTCTACCTTAACCCTTTCACTGGGGATACCAGAGAGCAGCATCTGCTCGATAAAAGAAATGGGATGTGGGTAAAGTTCTTCGATTTCACCCTTCTGAAGAGCATGGATGAGGATCTGGCAGAAGAAGCTGATGATGGCATGCATCCTGGAAATGATCAATGGCTGTGGCCATTAACTGGTCAGGTGTTCTGGCCTGGCATTGCTGACCAGGAACGGGAGGAGAAATATATTAAAAAGCTAGACAAAAAGCTCAAGAACAAGGTGAAGTTACTTGAAAGGCAGAAGTCTGGTTACAAGCAGAAGCCCTTGGGACAATGA
- the LOC136539384 gene encoding uncharacterized protein isoform X1 produces the protein MWRRGAHADAAHHLPTAGPGASSSTAAAAAGAAAARRRRRPGLPCRPSHLFFALLVALFTASLLVVWQLLPIGDGDGDAAEGEDGEAPPLLEGGEAGAMRFSSSSLVLRAFDGESRLEAARSERRRWASLAPVRVALAVGNMNIDAQSLMLATVAKSLVSLGYEVEVLAFTDGKARDIWENICPVSIVNVGTLKSVDWSKYNAVLLSSLEGKRVVSILMQKPFRLLPVVWLIHEDTLGQHLRNYAELRDSIPNVIEDWRTHFNACAYVVFPDSYLPFLYSSLDSGNFLVISGSPVDIWAAKRFGSSHSEETIRKQHGIEKDDVVILVVGSYLFFDDLPWDYVTVMRASAPQILDIAKTKNLRVQFIFFCGNGSDAYKSAFQELTSHMGLPDVSIKQISMTHDIRNLLMFVDVVLYGSLRQEPGFPPLLLRSMSSEIPVVAPNLTVITKYVSDGVHGFLFDSADPSTISSAFIQILGEKKLLDTAYSVALEGKLLSKNMLAHDCVKAHVKLLESVIHFPSYAKLPSSVSEVQERTWLWDPFEMKAVLENSLLEDESHTSTKTVDILREFPQSNQTTYVDTNDTSYDYPRLSDWYDLSEIEIFEDIERREMEEIDERVRPLLSWDEVYKNARKSERLKPEGNERDEGELERTGQPVCIYEIYSGEGAWPFLHHGSLYRGVTLVSLGGRRPRSDDVDAVTRLSVLDNPYYRDLLCEFGAMFAIANRVDNVHKLPWIGFQSWRAAGRKVSLSESAEKTLEEITPGESNEDVVYYWSPMDMDQTSDFWLTCDSLNAGNCRSLFEDAFRTMYGLPENVMALPPMPSDGDHWSTLHSWVMPTPSFLKFIMFSRIFVDSLHSLNVNSTEPASCFLGASEPERRHCYCRILEVLVNVWAYHSGRKMVYLNPFTGDTREQHLLDKRNGMWVKFFDFTLLKSMDEDLAEEADDGMHPGNDQWLWPLTGQVFWPGIADQEREEKYIKKLDKKLKNKVKLLERQKSGYKQKPLGQ, from the exons ATGTGGCGGCGCGGGGCGCACGCCGACGCCGCGCACCATCTCCCCACCGCGGGCCCGGGCGcgtcctcctccaccgccgccgccgccgcgggcgcggcCGCGGCGCGGAGACGGCGGCGCCCAGGGCTGCCGTGCCGCCCGAGCCACCTCTTCTTCGCGCTCCTCGTGGCGCTCTTCACCGCCTCCCTGCTAGTGGTCTGGCAGCTGCTCCCcatcggcgacggcgacggcgacgcagCGGAGGGGGAGGACGGGGAGGCGCCGCCGCTCCTCGAGGGAGGCGAAGCCGGGGCGATGCGGTTCTCGTCCTCCAGCCTAGTGCTGCGCGCGTTCGACGGCGAGAGCCGGCTCGAGGCCGCGAGATCCGAGCGGCGGCGGTGGGCCAGCCTCGCGCCCGTCAGGGTAGCGCTC GCTGTTGGAAATATGAACATAGATGCACAATCTCTGATGCTTGCAACTGTTGCGAAAAGTCTTGTGAGTCTGGGCTACGAAGTTGAG GTTTTAGCGTTTACAGATGGGAAAGCTCGTGATATTTGGGAAAATATTTGCCCTGTAAGTATTGTGAACGTTGGGACTTTGAAATCTGTCGACTGGTCAAA GTACAATGCTGTGCTATTAAGCTCTCTCGAAGGGAAAAGGGTTGTTTCAAT TCTTATGCAGAAACCTTTCCGGCTTTTACCAGTGGTTTGGCTTATACATGAAGACACTCTTGGACAACAtcttagaaattatgcagagttACGTGATTCCATTCCAAATGTCATTGAAGATTGGAGGACTCATTTTAATGCATGCGCTTATGTTGTTTTTCCAGATAGCTACCTTCCT TTCTTGTACTCGTCTCTTGATTCTGGAAACTTTTTGGTGATTTCTGGTTCTCCAGTTGATATCTGGGCTGCTAAAAGATTTGGTTCATCACATTCTGAAGAAACTATAAGAAAGCAGCATGGGATTGAAAAAGATGATGTCGTTATTTTGGTCGTTGGAAGCTACTTGTTCTTTGATGATTTGCCATGGGATTATGTCACAGTCATGCGTGCATCAGCTCCACAAATTTTGGATATAGCAAAAACTAAAAATCTGAGGGTGCAGTTTATTTTTTTCTGTGGAAATGGCTCTGATGCCTACAAATCCGCTTTCCAG GAACTTACCTCGCACATGGGTTTACCTGATGTCTCCATAAAGCAAATTTCCATGACTCATGATATTAGGAACCTGTTAATGTTTGTGGATGTTGTTCTCTATGGATCTTTAAGACAAGAGCCTGGCTTCCCTCCTTTGTTATTGCGGTCCATGTCCTCTGAAATTCCAGTTGTTGCACCAAATCTTACTGTTATAACAAAATAT GTCAGTGATGGTGTCCATGGCTTCCTTTTCGATTCTGCCGACCCAAGCACGATTTCTTCAGCTTTCATACAAATTTTAGGAGAAAAAAAGCTTTTGGATACTGCCTATTCTGTTGCTCTGGAAGGGAAGCTACTTTCCAAGAACATGTTAGCACATGATTGTGTTAAAGCTCATGTTAAGCTTCTTGAAAGTGTTATTCATTTTCCTTCATATGCAAAATTGCCATCTTCTGTTTCTGAAGTTCAAGAACGAACATGGTTGTGGGATCCTTTCGAGATGAAAGCTGTACTAGAAAATAGTTTGTTGGAAGATGAAAGCCATACCAGCACAAAGACTGTTGATATTCTTAGAGAATTCCCTCAAAGTAACCAAACAACTTATGTTGATACCAATGATACTTCATATGATTACCCTCGTTTGTCCGATTGGTATGACTTAAGTGAAATTGAAATCTTTGAAGACATTGAGAGGAGAGAAATGGAGGAG ATTGATGAAAGAGTAAGACCTTTGTTATCATGGGATGAAGTGTACAAAAACGCTCGTAAATCAGAAAGGCTAAAGCCAGAAGGAAATGAACGTGACGAAGGTGAACTAGAAAGGACTGGGCAACCTGTGTGTATATATGAGATCTATAGTGGAGAGGGGGCATGGCCATTTTTACACCATGGATCTTTGTATCGTGGTGTTACACTTGTAAGTCTTG GTGGAAGGCGACCGAGATCAGATGATGTTGATGCCGTTACCAGGCTTTCAGTTCTAGACAACCCATACTATCGAGATCTTCTTTGTGAATTTGGTGCTATGTTTGCCATTGCAAACAGAGTTGACAATGTACACAAGTTACCATGGATAGGTTTCCAGTCATGGCGGGCTGCTGGAAGAAAG GTATCCTTGTCTGAAAGTGCTGAAAAAACCTTAGAGGAAATTACGCCTGGAGAAAGTAACGAGGATGTTGTATACTACTGGTCACCAATGGATATGGACCAAACTTCTGACTTTTGGTTGACGTGTGATTCTCTAAATGCTGGCAATTGCAG ATCTCTTTTTGAAGATGCATTTAGGACTATGTATGGATTGCCAGAGAATGTCATGGCCCTTCCACCAATGCCCAGTGATGGCGATCATTGGTCTACTCTTCATAGCTGGGTCATGCCCACCCCATCATTTTTGAAATTCATCATGTTCTCAAG AATATTTGTCGATTCACTTCATAGCTTGAATGTGAATAGTACTGAGCCAGCCTCTTGCTTCCTTGGGGCATCAGAACCTGAG AGAAGGCACTGCTATTGTCGAATCCTGGAAGTCCTTGTAAATGTCTGGGCTTATCACAGTGGAAGGAAGATGGTCTACCTTAACCCTTTCACTGGGGATACCAGAGAGCAGCATCTGCTCGATAAAAGAAATGGGATGTGGGTAAAGTTCTTCGATTTCACCCTTCTGAAGAGCATGGATGAGGATCTGGCAGAAGAAGCTGATGATGGCATGCATCCTGGAAATGATCAATGGCTGTGGCCATTAACTGGTCAGGTGTTCTGGCCTGGCATTGCTGACCAGGAACGGGAGGAGAAATATATTAAAAAGCTAGACAAAAAGCTCAAGAACAAGGTGAAGTTACTTGAAAGGCAGAAGTCTGGTTACAAGCAGAAGCCCTTGGGACAATGA
- the LOC136536885 gene encoding serine--tRNA ligase, cytoplasmic-like, translating to MLDINLFRTGRTGKKKEDGDPDAVRESQRKRFASVEIVDELLHQVAQERLAANGAKYRWPPLMSCAWVCHDGCFVHVQRNNELKVKELMESTNGKERLAATEAEVRRIKIMLHTKLMAIGNIVHESVPIGDNEVR from the exons ATGCTTGATATCAACCTCTTCCGCACCGGCCGTACCGGCAAGAAGAAAGAGGACGGCGATCCGGACGCCGTCCGCGAGTCGCAGCGCAAACGCTTTGCTTCCGTCGAGATTGTCGACGAG CTCTTGCATCAGGTTGCACAGGAAAGGTTGGCTGCCAATGGTGCTAAGTACAGGTGGCCACCCTTGATGAG TTGTGCTTGGGTTTGCCATGATGGTTGCTTTGTTCATGTGCAGAGAAATAACGAACTAAAAGTTAAGGAGCTGATGGAATCCACCAATGGGAAGGAGAGGTTGGCTGCCACAGAAGCTGAGGTGCGGCGTATCAAGATCATGCTTCACACCAAGCTTATGGCTATTGGCAATATTGTGCATGAATCTGTGCCCATTGGTGACAACGAGGTGCGCTAG
- the LOC136539385 gene encoding uncharacterized protein has protein sequence MARSRVRGMPALALVVAAVAVACAEARLPDYHPPTFTVTGKVQCQDCTKNWNAYAYNAKPIPGSKVSITCRDTNNRVVHHSSDYTDGQGVFNIEVPRKAKNNDRDIEASRCLVRLASSGDAACAVFTDFNRGKTGQIPSRLTHASPNKETYAVGPYYCTLRQCDVKVKDADAGY, from the exons ATGGCGCGCAGCAGGGTCAGGGGCATGCCCGCGCTCGCGCTGGTGGTGGCCGCCGTGGCCGTCGCGTGCGCCGAGGCGCGGCTGCCGGACTACCACCCGCCGACGTTCACGGTGACGGGCAAGGTGCAGTGCCAGGACTGCACCAAGAACTGGAACGCCTACGCCTACAACGCCAAGCCGATCCCCG GCAGCAAGGTGAGCATCACGTGCCGGGACACCAACAACCGGGTGGTGCACCACAGCTCGGACTACACGGACGGCCAGGGCGTGTTCAACATCGAGGTGCCCAGGAAGGCGAAGAACAACGACCGCGACATCGAGGCGTCCCGGTGCCTCGTCCGCCTCGCCTCCTCGGGCGACGCGGCCTGCGCCGTCTTCACCGACTTCAACCGCGGCAAGACCGGCCAGATCCCGTCTCGCCTCACGCATGCCTCCCCCAACAAGGAAACCTACGCCGTCGGCCCGTACTACTGCACCCTGCGGCAGTGCGACGTCAAGGTCAAGGACGCCGACGCCGGCTACTGA